A portion of the Bacillus thuringiensis genome contains these proteins:
- a CDS encoding FusB/FusC family EF-G-binding protein, whose protein sequence is MEAFIRSDQYNFIKSQAYILANGHATANDRGVIQALKSLAIEKIIHVFENLTDEQKELIDTVLTVQNREDAESFLMKINPYVIPFQEVTAQTLKKLFPKAKKLKLPDMEEMDMKEISYLSWIDKGSSRKFIIAKNDKNKFVGLQGTFQSLNKKSICSLCHGHEEVGMFLVEIKGDVPGTFVKKGNYICKDGVACNQNMKSLDKLTDFIDRLKK, encoded by the coding sequence ATGGAAGCGTTTATTAGAAGTGATCAATATAATTTTATAAAATCACAAGCTTATATTTTAGCAAACGGGCATGCGACGGCAAATGATAGAGGTGTAATTCAAGCGTTAAAATCGCTTGCGATTGAAAAGATAATACATGTATTTGAAAATTTAACGGATGAACAGAAAGAGTTAATTGATACGGTATTAACAGTTCAGAATAGAGAAGATGCAGAATCATTTTTAATGAAAATAAATCCGTATGTAATTCCGTTTCAAGAAGTTACAGCACAAACATTAAAAAAATTATTTCCAAAAGCGAAAAAGTTAAAACTTCCTGATATGGAAGAAATGGATATGAAAGAAATATCTTATTTAAGCTGGATTGATAAGGGGTCAAGCAGGAAATTTATTATAGCGAAAAATGATAAAAATAAATTTGTTGGTCTGCAAGGAACGTTCCAAAGTTTAAATAAAAAAAGCATTTGTTCGTTATGTCATGGACATGAAGAAGTAGGAATGTTTTTAGTTGAAATTAAAGGTGATGTACCAGGAACTTTCGTTAAAAAGGGAAACTACATTTGCAAAGATGGTGTAGCTTGCAATCAGAATATGAAATCGCTAGATAAATTGACCGATTTTATTGACCGCTTGAAAAAATAA
- the msrA gene encoding peptide-methionine (S)-S-oxide reductase MsrA translates to MSEKTYELATFAGGCFWCMVKPFDELPGIHKVLSGYAGGHVENPTYEQVKAGTSGHLEVVQITFDPSIFPYQKLLDLYWPQIDPTDDGGQFFDRGPSYRTAIFYHNETQKGLAEKSKQALAESGMFKDPIVTEIRPAAPFYEAEEYHQHFYKKNPEKYATEQKKSGREDFIKENWQKK, encoded by the coding sequence ATGTCCGAAAAAACATACGAACTCGCAACCTTCGCAGGTGGTTGCTTTTGGTGCATGGTAAAACCATTTGATGAACTTCCTGGTATTCATAAAGTACTTTCTGGCTATGCAGGAGGTCATGTAGAAAACCCAACATATGAACAAGTAAAAGCTGGAACATCTGGACATTTAGAAGTTGTTCAAATTACATTCGATCCTTCTATTTTTCCTTATCAAAAATTACTAGACTTATATTGGCCACAAATCGATCCAACTGATGATGGCGGACAATTTTTTGACCGTGGTCCATCTTATCGTACCGCTATTTTTTATCATAACGAAACACAAAAAGGGCTTGCTGAAAAATCAAAACAAGCTCTTGCAGAAAGCGGTATGTTTAAAGATCCAATCGTGACTGAAATTCGTCCTGCTGCACCTTTTTACGAAGCAGAGGAATACCACCAACATTTCTATAAAAAGAATCCAGAGAAATATGCTACTGAGCAAAAAAAATCTGGGCGTGAAGACTTTATAAAAGAAAATTGGCAAAAAAAATAA
- a CDS encoding SDR family oxidoreductase, which yields MLKGKVALVTGASRGIGRAIAKRLANDGALVAVHYGNRKDDAEETVHEIRSDGGQAFSIGANLESLHGVENLYNALDTELQMRTGETQFDILINNAGIGPGAFIEETTEQFFDRMFSVNAKAPFFIIQQALPRLRDNSRIINISSAATRISLPDFVAYSMTKGAINTMTFTLAKQLGARGITVNAILPGFIKTDMNAELLSDPMMKQYATTISAFNRLGEVEDIADTAAFLASPDSRWVTGQLIDVSGGSCL from the coding sequence ATGTTAAAAGGGAAAGTAGCGTTAGTTACAGGAGCAAGCCGAGGAATTGGACGAGCGATCGCTAAACGTTTAGCAAATGACGGTGCATTGGTTGCTGTTCATTACGGTAATCGAAAAGATGACGCTGAAGAAACTGTTCATGAAATTCGATCAGATGGTGGCCAAGCTTTTTCTATCGGCGCAAATTTAGAATCCTTACACGGTGTAGAAAACCTTTATAACGCTTTAGATACTGAATTACAAATGCGCACTGGTGAAACACAATTTGATATTTTAATAAACAATGCTGGCATTGGTCCTGGTGCTTTTATTGAAGAAACGACTGAACAATTTTTTGATAGAATGTTTTCAGTAAATGCAAAAGCACCATTCTTTATCATTCAACAAGCACTGCCACGTTTACGTGACAATAGCCGAATTATTAATATTTCATCCGCTGCCACCCGCATTTCTTTACCTGATTTTGTTGCATATAGTATGACGAAAGGCGCTATTAATACAATGACTTTTACGCTAGCAAAACAGCTTGGAGCACGAGGAATAACGGTGAATGCAATACTTCCAGGATTTATTAAAACAGATATGAATGCAGAACTCTTGAGCGACCCGATGATGAAGCAGTACGCTACTACTATTTCCGCTTTCAATCGCTTAGGTGAAGTAGAAGACATTGCCGATACTGCTGCATTCCTTGCTTCTCCAGACAGCCGCTGGGTTACTGGACAATTAATTGACGTGAGCGGAGGATCTTGTTTATAA
- the ilvE gene encoding branched-chain-amino-acid transaminase: MGNQYIYMNGEFVEKEKAVVSVYDHGFLYGDGVFEGIRSYGGNVFCLKEHVKRLYESAKSILLTIPMTVEEMEEAVLHTLQKNEYTDAYIRLIVSRGKGDLGLDPRSCVKPSVIIIAEQLKLFPQEFYDNGLSVVSVASRRNTPDALDPRIKSMNYLNNVLVKIEAAQAGVLEALMLNQQGYVCEGSGDNVFVVKDGKVLTPPSYLGALEGITRNSVIELCERLSIPCEERPFTRHDVYVADEVFLTGTAAELIPVVKVDSREIGDGKPGSVTKQLTEEFKKLTRERGVRVPGLTESLA, translated from the coding sequence ATGGGAAACCAGTACATTTACATGAATGGGGAATTTGTAGAAAAAGAAAAGGCAGTTGTTTCAGTATATGATCACGGTTTTTTATACGGAGACGGTGTATTTGAAGGGATTCGTAGTTACGGAGGAAATGTATTTTGTTTAAAAGAACATGTGAAACGATTGTATGAATCAGCGAAATCTATTTTACTAACAATTCCGATGACGGTAGAAGAAATGGAAGAAGCAGTTTTACATACACTTCAAAAAAATGAATATACTGATGCTTACATTCGCTTAATTGTCTCAAGAGGAAAAGGTGACTTAGGGCTCGATCCGAGAAGTTGTGTGAAGCCGAGCGTAATTATCATTGCAGAACAATTAAAGTTATTCCCACAAGAATTTTATGATAATGGGCTAAGCGTTGTATCTGTTGCATCGAGACGTAATACACCAGACGCGTTAGATCCACGTATTAAGTCAATGAATTATTTAAATAACGTACTTGTAAAAATTGAAGCGGCGCAAGCAGGAGTGTTAGAGGCTCTTATGTTAAATCAACAAGGATATGTTTGTGAAGGTTCTGGTGATAATGTTTTCGTTGTGAAAGATGGAAAAGTATTAACCCCGCCATCCTATTTAGGAGCATTAGAAGGTATTACGAGAAATAGTGTTATCGAGCTATGTGAGCGACTGAGTATTCCGTGTGAGGAAAGACCGTTCACTCGCCATGATGTATATGTAGCAGATGAAGTATTTTTAACAGGAACAGCAGCGGAGTTAATTCCAGTTGTAAAAGTTGATTCGAGAGAAATTGGAGATGGGAAACCAGGAAGTGTAACGAAACAATTGACCGAAGAATTTAAAAAATTAACGAGAGAAAGAGGAGTACGTGTTCCCGGGCTGACGGAAAGCTTAGCGTAA
- the ilvB gene encoding acetolactate synthase large subunit, producing MKQQYTAYEKLQYEEMTGAGHVIQCLKRLGVTTVFGYPGGAILPIYDALYESGLKHVLTRHEQAAIHAAEGYARASGKVGVVFATSGPGATNLVTGLADAYMDSIPLVVITGQVATPLIGKDGFQEADVVGITVPVTKHNYQVRDVNHVLRIVQEAFYIAESGRPGPVLIDIPKDVQNAKVTSFFNEEVDIPGYKPELVPDSMKLREVAKAISKSKRPLLYIGGGVIHSGGSDELFEFARENRIPVVSTLMGLGAYPPDDPLFLGMLGMHGTYAANMAVTECDLLLALGVRFDDRVTGKLELFSPNSKKVHIDIDSSEFHKNVTVEHPIVGDVKKALHMLLHMSIYTQTDEWLQKVKTWKEEYPLSYKQKESELKPQHVINLVSELTNGEAIVTTEVGQHQMWAAHFYKARKPRTFLTSGGLGTMGFGFPAAIGAQLAKKEELVICIAGDASFQMNIQELQTIAENNIPVKVFIINNKFLGMVRQWQEMFYENRLSESKIGSPDFVKVAEAYGVKGLRATNSTEAKQVMLEAFAHEGPVVVDFCVEEGENVFPMVPPNKGNNEMIMKRWEE from the coding sequence ATGAAGCAGCAGTATACAGCGTATGAGAAATTACAGTATGAAGAAATGACAGGCGCTGGGCATGTGATTCAATGTTTAAAGAGATTAGGTGTAACGACCGTTTTCGGCTATCCGGGCGGAGCAATCTTGCCAATATACGATGCTTTATACGAAAGTGGTTTGAAACATGTTTTAACTCGTCATGAACAAGCTGCCATTCATGCGGCTGAAGGATATGCGAGAGCTTCTGGAAAGGTCGGGGTAGTCTTTGCTACCTCTGGCCCAGGGGCGACAAATTTAGTTACGGGTTTAGCAGACGCTTATATGGATTCGATTCCTTTAGTTGTCATTACCGGGCAAGTTGCAACGCCTTTAATTGGTAAAGATGGATTTCAAGAAGCAGATGTTGTTGGAATTACAGTACCTGTTACGAAGCATAATTACCAAGTTCGTGATGTAAATCATGTATTACGAATTGTGCAAGAAGCTTTTTACATCGCCGAAAGCGGACGACCCGGACCAGTATTAATTGATATTCCAAAAGATGTTCAAAATGCAAAAGTCACCAGTTTCTTTAATGAAGAAGTTGATATTCCGGGGTACAAACCAGAACTTGTACCAGACAGCATGAAACTTAGAGAGGTGGCTAAAGCAATTTCAAAATCTAAGCGTCCACTTCTTTATATTGGAGGAGGTGTCATTCATTCAGGTGGATCCGATGAACTCTTCGAATTCGCAAGGGAGAACCGTATTCCAGTCGTTTCAACTTTAATGGGACTTGGTGCATATCCACCGGATGATCCATTGTTTCTAGGGATGCTTGGTATGCATGGGACATACGCTGCTAATATGGCGGTAACAGAATGTGATTTACTACTTGCATTAGGTGTTCGCTTCGATGATCGTGTAACAGGAAAATTAGAACTTTTTTCTCCAAACTCGAAAAAAGTACATATTGATATTGATTCTTCTGAGTTTCATAAAAATGTAACTGTAGAACATCCGATTGTTGGTGATGTAAAAAAAGCGTTACACATGCTGTTACATATGTCTATTTATACACAAACAGACGAATGGCTTCAGAAAGTAAAGACATGGAAAGAAGAATATCCACTTTCTTATAAGCAAAAAGAATCTGAGTTAAAACCACAGCATGTGATCAACTTAGTAAGTGAATTAACGAATGGTGAAGCGATTGTCACAACAGAAGTAGGTCAGCATCAAATGTGGGCTGCTCACTTCTATAAAGCAAGAAAACCTCGGACGTTCCTTACCTCTGGAGGATTAGGAACAATGGGGTTTGGTTTTCCAGCAGCAATTGGTGCTCAGCTAGCTAAAAAAGAAGAACTTGTCATTTGTATTGCAGGTGACGCTTCTTTTCAAATGAACATTCAAGAACTACAAACAATTGCTGAAAATAACATCCCTGTAAAAGTATTTATCATAAATAACAAATTTTTAGGGATGGTAAGGCAATGGCAAGAAATGTTTTATGAAAATCGTTTATCAGAATCAAAAATTGGATCACCAGATTTTGTGAAAGTAGCAGAAGCTTATGGAGTAAAGGGATTAAGAGCAACAAATTCAACCGAGGCAAAACAAGTGATGTTAGAAGCATTTGCTCACGAAGGTCCTGTCGTAGTTGATTTTTGTGTAGAAGAAGGTGAAAACGTATTTCCGATGGTTCCGCCAAACAAAGGGAATAACGAAATGATTATGAAGAGGTGGGAAGAATGA
- a CDS encoding ACT domain-containing protein, translating to MSHTFSLVIHNEPSVLLRISGIFARRGYYISSLHLNERDTSGVSEMKLTAVCTENEAILLVSQLKKLIDVLQVNKL from the coding sequence ATGAGTCATACTTTTTCACTCGTTATTCATAACGAGCCAAGCGTCTTATTACGTATAAGTGGGATTTTTGCTCGGCGTGGTTATTATATTTCTTCTTTACATTTAAACGAAAGAGATACTAGTGGTGTTTCTGAAATGAAACTCACAGCAGTTTGTACTGAAAATGAAGCGATATTACTTGTTAGTCAGTTGAAAAAATTAATTGATGTTCTGCAAGTAAATAAATTATAA
- the ilvC gene encoding ketol-acid reductoisomerase, translating to MKTYYEKDANVELLQGKTVAVVGYGSQGHAQAQNLRDSGVEVVVGVRPGKSYEVAKADGFEVMSVSEAVRTAQVVQMLLPDEQQAHVYKAEVEENLREGQMLLFSHGFNIHFGQINPPSYVDVAMVAPKSPGHLVRRVFHEGNGVPALVAVHQDATGTALHVALAYAKGVGCTRAGVIETTFQEETETDLFGEQAVLCGGVTALVKAGFETLTEGGYRPEIAYFECLHELKLIVDLMYEGGLTTMRHSISDTAEFGDYVTGSRIVTDETKKEMKRVLTEIQQGEFAKKWILENQAGRPTYNAMKKAEQNHQLEKVGAELREMMSWIHAPKELVKK from the coding sequence ATGAAAACATATTATGAAAAAGATGCAAATGTAGAGTTATTACAAGGAAAAACTGTTGCAGTAGTTGGTTATGGATCACAAGGTCATGCGCAAGCACAAAATTTACGTGATTCTGGTGTAGAAGTTGTAGTTGGTGTTCGTCCTGGTAAGTCGTATGAAGTAGCGAAAGCTGATGGATTTGAAGTAATGTCTGTTTCAGAAGCGGTTCGAACCGCACAAGTTGTACAAATGTTATTGCCAGATGAACAGCAAGCTCATGTGTATAAAGCAGAGGTAGAAGAGAATCTTCGTGAAGGACAAATGTTACTTTTCTCGCATGGATTTAACATTCACTTCGGACAAATTAATCCGCCAAGTTACGTAGATGTAGCGATGGTCGCGCCAAAAAGTCCAGGTCATCTCGTTCGCCGTGTATTTCACGAAGGAAATGGTGTTCCAGCATTAGTCGCAGTGCATCAAGATGCGACGGGAACAGCGCTACATGTAGCACTGGCGTATGCAAAAGGTGTAGGGTGTACACGTGCGGGGGTAATTGAAACGACATTCCAAGAAGAAACCGAAACGGACTTATTTGGAGAGCAAGCTGTACTTTGCGGCGGGGTAACTGCACTTGTGAAGGCTGGATTCGAAACGTTAACGGAAGGTGGGTATCGTCCTGAAATTGCATACTTTGAATGTTTGCATGAATTAAAGCTAATTGTCGATTTAATGTACGAAGGTGGATTAACGACTATGCGCCATTCTATTTCAGATACGGCAGAGTTTGGAGATTATGTAACAGGATCGAGAATTGTTACAGATGAAACGAAGAAGGAAATGAAGCGTGTTCTTACGGAAATTCAGCAAGGTGAATTTGCGAAGAAATGGATTTTAGAAAATCAAGCAGGGCGTCCGACGTATAATGCAATGAAAAAAGCAGAGCAAAATCATCAGTTAGAAAAAGTAGGAGCAGAGCTTCGTGAAATGATGAGCTGGATTCATGCACCGAAAGAATTAGTAAAGAAATAG
- the ilvD gene encoding dihydroxy-acid dehydratase, giving the protein MRSDMIKKGFDKAPHRSLLKATGLKDEDFDKPFIAICNSFIEIIPGHKHLNEFGKLVKEAVRAAGMVPFEFNTIGVDDGIAMGHIGMRYSLPSREIIADSVETVVNAHWFDGMICIPNCDKITPGMMMAALRINIPTVFVSGGPMAAGKTSKGEVVDLSSVFEGVGAYQSGKISEEELKDIEDHGCPSCGSCSGMFTANSMNCLCEVLGLALPGNGSILAIDPRREELIKQAAEKLKILIERDIKPRDIVTEEAIDDAFALDMAMGGSTNTVLHTLALAQEAGLDYDMNRIDAVSRRVPHLCKVSPASNWHMEDIDRAGGISAILKEMSRKEGVLHLDRITATGQTLRENIAEAEIKDKEVIHSLENPHSEEGGLRILKGNLAKDGAVIKSGATEVKRFEGPCVIFNSQDEALAGIMLGKVKKGDVVVIRYEGPRGGPGMPEMLAPTSAIAGMGLGAEVALLTDGRFSGASRGISVGHISPEAAAGGMIALLEQGDIVCIDVEERLLEVRVSDEELDKRKKEWKRPEPKVKTGWLGRYAQMVTSANTGAVLKIPHFD; this is encoded by the coding sequence ATGAGAAGTGACATGATTAAAAAAGGTTTTGATAAAGCACCGCATCGTAGTTTATTAAAAGCAACTGGTTTGAAAGATGAAGATTTTGATAAACCTTTCATAGCGATTTGTAATTCTTTTATTGAAATTATTCCAGGGCATAAACACTTGAACGAGTTTGGGAAACTTGTAAAAGAGGCAGTTCGCGCGGCAGGTATGGTACCATTCGAATTCAATACAATTGGAGTTGACGATGGTATTGCGATGGGACATATCGGTATGCGTTATTCTCTTCCGAGTCGTGAAATTATTGCAGATTCAGTAGAAACGGTTGTAAATGCACACTGGTTTGACGGCATGATTTGTATCCCAAACTGTGACAAAATTACACCAGGTATGATGATGGCTGCACTACGTATTAATATTCCGACTGTGTTTGTTTCAGGCGGCCCGATGGCAGCAGGAAAAACATCTAAAGGAGAAGTTGTTGACCTGAGTTCCGTTTTTGAAGGAGTAGGAGCTTATCAATCTGGGAAAATTTCAGAAGAAGAATTAAAAGATATTGAAGATCATGGCTGTCCATCTTGTGGCTCTTGTTCGGGTATGTTTACCGCGAACTCTATGAATTGTTTATGTGAAGTGTTAGGTTTAGCTCTTCCTGGTAACGGGAGTATTTTAGCAATTGATCCAAGACGCGAAGAGTTAATTAAACAAGCAGCAGAGAAATTGAAAATTTTAATTGAAAGAGATATTAAGCCGCGTGATATTGTAACAGAAGAAGCGATTGACGATGCTTTTGCACTTGATATGGCGATGGGTGGATCAACGAATACAGTATTACATACGCTAGCACTCGCACAAGAGGCAGGACTAGATTATGATATGAATCGTATTGATGCAGTTTCAAGACGTGTACCCCATTTATGTAAAGTAAGTCCAGCCTCAAATTGGCATATGGAAGATATTGATCGTGCGGGCGGGATTAGTGCAATTTTGAAAGAGATGAGCCGGAAAGAAGGAGTACTTCATCTTGATCGAATAACTGCTACGGGGCAAACATTAAGAGAAAATATTGCTGAGGCAGAGATTAAAGATAAGGAAGTTATTCACTCTCTCGAAAACCCTCATAGTGAGGAAGGAGGATTGCGTATATTAAAAGGCAACCTTGCGAAAGATGGAGCGGTTATTAAAAGCGGTGCAACAGAGGTAAAGCGTTTTGAAGGACCTTGCGTTATTTTTAATTCACAAGATGAGGCACTTGCTGGCATTATGCTTGGGAAAGTGAAAAAAGGAGATGTAGTTGTCATTCGTTATGAAGGACCAAGAGGTGGCCCTGGTATGCCAGAAATGTTAGCCCCAACATCAGCAATTGCTGGAATGGGATTAGGTGCTGAGGTTGCATTATTAACGGATGGACGTTTCTCTGGAGCTTCACGTGGAATTTCAGTAGGACATATTTCACCAGAAGCAGCAGCTGGCGGGATGATTGCACTTCTTGAACAAGGGGATATTGTATGTATTGATGTTGAAGAACGCTTACTAGAAGTAAGAGTGAGTGATGAAGAATTAGATAAGCGTAAAAAAGAATGGAAACGACCAGAACCGAAAGTAAAAACTGGCTGGCTTGGACGTTATGCACAAATGGTAACATCGGCGAATACAGGGGCTGTTCTGAAAATCCCACATTTTGATTGA
- the ilvA gene encoding threonine ammonia-lyase IlvA, which translates to MVQKVKERVKIEDILMAHNCLKDIVIKTPLQRDTVLSEKYDCDVYVKREDLQLIRSFKIRGAYNLIQSLPKEKLQNGVVCASAGNHAQGVAYTCNLLKITSKIFMPTTTPKQKVSQVQFFGGDFAEIVLVGDTFDSSFQEAQRYCEENKMTFVHPFDDPYVVAGQGTVAVEIMHDMEKSVDYIFTAIGGGGLASGVGTYVKGVSPTTKVIGVEPMGAASMKEAFLQNENVALEKIDSFVDGAAVKKVGKLTFETCKDVIDDIILVPEGKVCTTILELYKKNAIVAEPAGALSIAALDLYRDEIKGKTVVCTLSGGNNDIDRMQEMKERSLIYEGLKHYFIIEFPQRSGALREFLDKGLGPEDDITRFEYIKKHNKENGPALVGVELKHKEDYEQLITRFKENNIQFMELNKNPVLFDLLI; encoded by the coding sequence ATGGTGCAAAAGGTAAAGGAGAGAGTGAAAATTGAAGATATCTTAATGGCGCATAATTGCCTGAAAGATATCGTTATTAAAACACCGTTACAACGTGATACAGTTTTATCTGAGAAATATGATTGTGACGTTTATGTAAAACGAGAAGACTTACAATTAATTCGCTCTTTCAAAATTCGTGGTGCGTACAATTTAATTCAAAGCTTACCGAAAGAAAAATTACAAAACGGTGTTGTTTGCGCAAGTGCTGGTAATCATGCGCAAGGAGTTGCTTATACGTGTAATTTATTGAAGATTACGTCAAAAATATTTATGCCCACAACAACACCGAAACAAAAAGTATCACAAGTACAATTTTTCGGTGGTGATTTCGCAGAGATTGTATTAGTTGGTGATACATTCGATAGCTCTTTCCAAGAAGCACAGCGCTATTGTGAAGAAAATAAGATGACATTTGTTCATCCGTTTGATGATCCGTATGTCGTTGCAGGTCAAGGGACAGTGGCAGTTGAAATTATGCATGATATGGAGAAATCAGTTGATTATATCTTTACAGCAATTGGCGGTGGTGGATTAGCATCAGGAGTTGGTACATATGTAAAAGGTGTTAGTCCTACTACAAAGGTTATTGGTGTAGAGCCAATGGGAGCTGCATCTATGAAAGAGGCTTTTCTTCAAAATGAAAATGTCGCATTGGAGAAAATAGATAGTTTTGTTGATGGGGCAGCTGTTAAAAAAGTAGGAAAGTTAACATTTGAAACTTGTAAAGATGTAATTGACGATATTATTTTAGTACCAGAGGGGAAAGTTTGTACGACGATTTTAGAACTGTATAAGAAAAATGCGATTGTAGCTGAACCGGCTGGTGCACTCTCTATTGCAGCGCTTGATTTATATAGAGATGAAATAAAAGGTAAAACAGTTGTATGTACGCTAAGTGGTGGAAATAATGATATTGATAGAATGCAAGAAATGAAAGAACGTTCTCTCATTTATGAAGGGTTAAAGCATTATTTCATCATTGAATTTCCGCAGCGTTCAGGTGCGCTAAGAGAATTTCTTGATAAAGGATTAGGACCAGAAGATGACATTACGCGCTTTGAGTATATTAAGAAACATAATAAAGAAAATGGTCCAGCATTAGTCGGCGTAGAATTAAAACATAAAGAAGATTATGAGCAATTAATTACTCGCTTTAAAGAAAATAATATTCAATTTATGGAGCTTAATAAAAACCCTGTTTTGTTTGATTTACTTATTTAA
- a CDS encoding CapA family protein, which translates to MKTLLKRFLLIAFFITPIVLLINYSFISKAKDKPDLQNKSSKTASKSEKKIEDQEITLTFSGDTMFDWQLRPIIEKNGADYPFQHVKEEIKKADISFVNLESAFTTKEKKAPGQLFWIKSDPSTLQAIKNTGYDIVNIGNNHTLDYGQDGLLDTISHVEKLKFPYIGAGKNAKDAYTAREMTVKGKKFKFLSFVRFMPDSNWVAGENKPGVANGYDLNLVTKTIKEQKKDADYLIVYMHWGVEKSNRPVEYQKQYVPKMVEAGANAIVGSHPHWLQGFDYYNKVPIAYSLGNFLFPSYVNGKSAETGVLTLTFKGKDVQMSFNPYIIRNNQVSPVNEGEKKKALQYLQTISTDVEIDDTGKIKNKRN; encoded by the coding sequence ATGAAAACTTTACTAAAACGATTTTTGTTAATAGCCTTTTTCATTACACCGATTGTTTTATTAATCAATTACTCTTTTATTTCAAAAGCAAAAGACAAACCCGATTTGCAAAACAAATCTAGTAAAACCGCTTCAAAAAGCGAAAAGAAAATAGAAGACCAAGAAATCACACTCACCTTCTCTGGTGATACAATGTTTGATTGGCAATTACGTCCTATAATCGAAAAGAATGGGGCTGATTACCCATTCCAACATGTAAAAGAAGAAATAAAAAAAGCTGATATTTCTTTTGTGAATTTAGAGTCGGCATTTACAACGAAAGAAAAGAAAGCACCTGGGCAATTGTTTTGGATTAAAAGTGATCCATCTACACTACAAGCTATTAAAAACACTGGATATGACATCGTAAATATTGGGAATAACCACACACTTGATTATGGGCAAGATGGATTATTAGATACGATTTCTCACGTAGAAAAATTAAAGTTCCCTTACATTGGAGCCGGAAAAAATGCGAAAGATGCATATACAGCACGAGAAATGACCGTAAAAGGGAAAAAGTTCAAATTTCTTTCCTTCGTTCGATTTATGCCTGATTCTAATTGGGTAGCTGGTGAGAATAAACCTGGCGTTGCGAATGGCTATGATTTAAATCTTGTAACAAAAACAATTAAAGAACAAAAGAAAGATGCAGACTATTTAATCGTCTATATGCATTGGGGCGTTGAAAAATCAAATCGTCCGGTAGAATACCAAAAGCAATATGTACCTAAAATGGTTGAAGCAGGAGCTAATGCAATTGTCGGAAGCCATCCACATTGGTTACAAGGGTTTGATTATTATAATAAAGTTCCTATCGCTTACTCATTAGGTAACTTTTTATTCCCGAGTTATGTGAATGGGAAAAGCGCTGAAACTGGCGTATTAACTTTAACTTTTAAAGGAAAGGATGTCCAAATGTCATTCAATCCTTATATCATTCGCAACAACCAAGTTTCCCCTGTAAATGAAGGAGAAAAGAAAAAAGCTCTTCAATATTTACAAACAATTTCAACTGATGTAGAAATTGATGATACAGGGAAAATAAAAAACAAACGAAACTAG
- a CDS encoding DUF554 domain-containing protein produces MVILGAVVNGICIIFGTLLGKLFSRIPESMKGTIMHVIGLAVTVLGLQMALKSENFLVVILSLVIGTVIGEWLQLEEKLKHLGDWLENKVGSKGKGSISEGFVTATLIFAIGAMGILGALDSGIRGNHDILFTKAIIDGFISIILTTTLGIGVVFSAIPVVLYEGGIAVFATQINSFVPKELMNQFIVEMTATGGIMISAIGLNLLSIIKIKVANLLPGILVVGVIVSIIYGYGLLVN; encoded by the coding sequence ATGGTTATATTAGGAGCAGTTGTAAATGGGATTTGTATTATATTTGGTACTTTACTTGGTAAATTATTTAGTAGGATTCCAGAAAGTATGAAAGGGACGATAATGCACGTAATCGGTTTAGCGGTTACTGTGCTTGGTCTTCAAATGGCATTAAAAAGTGAAAACTTTCTTGTTGTCATACTGAGTTTAGTGATTGGTACGGTAATTGGAGAATGGTTACAATTAGAAGAAAAGTTAAAACATTTAGGGGATTGGCTAGAAAATAAAGTTGGATCGAAAGGGAAAGGTAGCATATCAGAAGGTTTTGTAACAGCTACTTTAATTTTTGCAATTGGCGCGATGGGGATACTTGGTGCACTTGACAGTGGGATTCGCGGAAATCATGATATTTTATTTACAAAGGCGATTATCGATGGATTTATTTCTATTATATTAACGACAACTCTAGGAATTGGCGTAGTATTTTCGGCGATTCCAGTTGTTTTATATGAAGGTGGTATTGCAGTTTTTGCAACACAAATTAATAGTTTTGTCCCGAAAGAATTAATGAACCAATTTATAGTGGAGATGACGGCTACGGGCGGCATTATGATATCTGCTATTGGATTGAACTTGCTTAGTATTATTAAAATCAAGGTGGCAAATTTACTTCCAGGTATATTGGTAGTGGGTGTAATTGTTTCAATTATTTATGGTTACGGTTTGTTAGTAAATTAG